One part of the Glycine max cultivar Williams 82 chromosome 14, Glycine_max_v4.0, whole genome shotgun sequence genome encodes these proteins:
- the LOC100784439 gene encoding kinesin-like protein KIN-4C: protein MENSDSAQCVRVAVNIRPLITSELMLGCTDCISLVPGEPQVQIGSHAFTYDYVYSSGSPSSTIYDDCVAPLVDALFHGYNATVLAYGQTGSGKTYTMGTNYTGEDNAGGIIPKVMETIFKRVQTMKESSEFLIRVSFIEIFKEEVFDLLDHNSSRGDVAPTAKPAVPSRVPIQIRETVNGGITLAGVTEAEVKTKEEMSSYLSRGSLSRATGSTNMNSQSSRSHAIFTITMEQKSGDDVLCAKLHLVDLAGSERAKRTGADGMRLKEGIHINKGLLALGNVISALGDERKRKEGGHVPYRDSKLTRLLQDSLGGNSKTVMIACVSPADTNAEETLNTLKYANRARNIQNKAVINRDPVGAQMQRMRSQIEQLQSELLLYRGDAGGAFEELQILKQKISLLEASNEELQQELQERRVTCESLSQRACDAQVEKDQLIMKIESIRNGKSWDEIDSNSNQDYDLVKSYVSKIQDLEGELRGLKNLNAKSRHVDWVDSDDSGFRSKNVLFACANEYSSDCDAKSVDITDDMEDHAKEIEHSSLQEKLDRELKELDKKLEQKEAEMKMFNNSDTSVLKHHYEKKVLELEQEKKFLQKEIEELKYNLANISSSSGDGAQKLKEEYLQKLNALEAQVSVLKKKQESQAQLLRQKQKSDEAAKRLQDEIQRIKSHKVQLQHKIKQESEQFRLWKASREKEVLQLKKEGRRNEYEMHKLLALNQRQKMVLQRKTEEATLATKRLKELLESRKTSRESAAGGNGPGIQALMQAIEHELEVTVRVHEVRSAHERQMEERAKMANEIARLKEEADMMKLNNSSDGLASMSPGARNSRIYALEKMIATSSTTLLSMASQLSEAEERERIFSGKGRWNQVRSLPEAKNLMNHLFNLASSSRCLLRDKEVTCREKGMEIRDLKEKVVRLSCSLRQLEMQKSELIHQLKLLSAKRYSESLGGLVYPDINGGHKYDLRKMENRRSTILLEDMDLSVSDTESDDYVADATDDEWVASEKIHVRKRKSRSRHVSMENNQSNISSEDVKDNSTEGVGGASGETVSDICCSCSKSSSCKTNKCKCRTLGGICGSSCGCLASKCANRASGSNESPVEGTGNDSSIQEADKDHLLAAQGAELLQGALIGGPAEAHSDHGPRKPLSDIGNTLAKSNAQKPNQRREWKNIKRKSTLSTVVLNVVPPTSSQSDNSEVPKKENNSISEANVSNIPQKMHSSRPENVPVVPKVEKNVIEPDIRLPRAMRKSVSPNGGGLPLGDMNASKPDEPVNKESEVMIEARTPVKQKRTLEKENNGR from the exons ATGGAAAATTCCGATTCGGCGCAGTGCGTTCGAGTTGCCGTCAACATTCGGCCTCTGATCACATCGGAGCTTATGCTCGGATGCACAGATTGCATCTCCCTTGTTCCCGGTGAACCACAG GTGCAAATTGGGTCGCATGCTTTCACTTATGACTATGTTTATAGCTCGGGATCTCCATCGTCTACAATATATGATGATTGTGTAGCTCCACTCGTAGATGCACTTTTCCATGGCTATAATGCAACTGTTCTTGCTTATGGACAG ACTGGATCTGGGAAGACATACACCATGGGCACCAATTACACGGGAGAGGACAATGCCGGTGGAATTATACCCAAGGTGATGGAGACAATATTCAAGAGGGTTCAGACTATGAAGGAATCCTCAGAGTTTTTGATTAGGGTATCTTTTATCGAG ATATTCAAGGAAGAGGTATTCGATTTGCTCGATCACAATTCTTCCAGAGGAGATGTGGCTCCTACTGCAAAGCCTGCTGTGCCCAGCAGAGTTCCCATACAAATTAGAGAAACAGTGAATGGAGGAATAACACTGGCTGGTGTGACTGAGGCTGAAGTTAAGACCAAAGAAGAAATGTCATCTTATCTTTCTCGAGGTTCACTGTCACGTGCCACAGGGAGTACAAACATGAACAGTCAATCAAG TCGGTCACATGCTATATTCACAATCACTATGGAGCAAAAGAGTGGTGATGATGTCTTGTGTGCAAAACTACACCTGGTAGACCTTGCTGGTTCTGAACGTGCAAAAAGAACTGGTGCAGATGGCATGCGTTTAAAAGAAG GCATTCATATCAATAAGGGTTTATTAGCTCTTGGGAATGTAATAAGTGCACTGGGAGATGAAAGAAAGCGAAAAGAAGGTGGCCATGTGCCATATCGCGATAGCAAATTAACAAGGCTACTGCAG GATTCTCTTGGAGGAAACAGCAAAACCGTTATGATAG CATGTGTTAGTCCTGCTGACACCAATGCTGAAGAGACATTGAACACTCTGAAGTATGCTAACCGTGCTCGCAACATTCAGAACAAGGCAGTT atcAATCGTGATCCAGTGGGAGCTCAGATGCAGAGAATGCGAAGTCAGATTGAGCAATTGCAGTCTGAGCTTCTGTTATACAGAGGTGATGCTGGTGGGGCATTTGAGGAACTTCAG attcttaaacaaaaaatatcctTACTTGAAGCAAGCAATGAAGAGCTACAGCAGGAGCTTCAAGAACGTCGAGTAACTTGTGAGAGTTTATCACAACGTGCTTGTGATGCTCAG GTTGAAAAGGATCAACTGATCATGAAAATTGAATCAATTCGAAATGGTAAATCTTGGGATGAAATTGACTCGAATTCAAATCAG GATTATGACCTAGTGAAATCTTATGTGTCAAAGATCCAAGATCTGGAAGGTGAATTGCGGGGTTTGAAAAATTTGAATGCGAAATCTAGACATGTTGACTGGGTTGATTCAGATGATAGTGGATTCCGGTCAAAGAATGTGTTATTTGCATGTGCTAATGAATACTCTTCTGATTGTGACGCCAAATCAGTGGACATAACAG ATGACATGGAAGATCATGCAAAGGAGATAGAACACTCTTCTCTTCAAGAAAAGTTGGACAGGGAGCTCAAAGAATTGGATAAGAAACTTGAACAAAAGGAG GCTGAAATGAAGATGTTCAACAATTCTGATACTTCAGTTCTTAAGCATCATTAtgaaaagaaagttcttgagttagaacaagagaagaaatttttgcag AAAGAAATTGAGGAACTTAAGTACAATCTTGCAAATATTTCATCCTCTTCTGGTGACGGTGCTCAAAAGTTAAAGGAGGAATATCTTCAAAAGTTAAATGCTCTTGAAGCACAG GTCTCTGTgctgaagaagaaacaagaatctCAGGCTCAACTGTTgagacaaaaacagaaaagtgaTGAGGCTGCAAAACGACTTCAGGATGAGATCCAGAGAATTAAATCTCATAAG GTTCAATTgcaacataaaattaaacagGAATCAGAACAATTCAGGTTATGGAAAGCTTCACGCGAGAAAGAAGTTCTCCAG cttaaaaaagaaggaaggaggAATGAATATGAGATGCATAAACTGTTAGCGTTGAATCAGAGGCAAAAGATG GTATTGCAAAGGAAGACAGAAGAAGCTACCTTGGCTACAAAAAGGCTGAAAGAGCTTTTGGAATCTAGAAAGACTTCACGTGAAA GTGCTGCAGGTGGGAATGGTCCAGGAATTCAG GCTTTGATGCAGGCAATTGAGCATGAACTTGAGGTCACTGTCCGAGTGCATGAAGTACGTTCAGCACATGAGCGTCAAATGGAAGA GAGGGCTAAAATGGCCAATGAGATCGCAAGATTAAAGGAAGAAGCAGATATGATGAAGCTTAACAATTCAAG TGATGGCCTCGCATCTATGTCTCCGGGTGCAAGAAATTCAAGGATATATGCCCTTGAAAAAATGATTGCTACTTCTTCTACAACATTGCTGTCAATGGCATCTCAGTTGTCAGAGGCAGAAGAGCGGGAACGGATTTTCAGTGGCAAGGGacgttggaaccaagtccgttcCCTTCCTGAAGCCAAGAATTTGATGAATCATTTGTTCAATCTGGCATCTTCCTCCAG GTGTTTATTGCGAGATAAAGAAGTTACCTGCAGAGAGAAGGGCATGGAAATAAGAGATctaaaagaaaaagtagtaagGTTGAGCTGTTCACTTCGACAGTTGGAAATGCAGAAGTCTGAACTTATTCATCAGTTGAAATTGCTG AGTGCAAAGAGATATTCAGAATCTTTGGGTGGTTTGGTGTATCCCGACATAAATGGAGGACATAAGTATGACTTGCGCAAGATG GAAAATCGGCGATCTACAATTTTACTGGAGGATATGGATTTATCTGTATccgatacagaatcagatgattaTGTTGCAGATGCAACTGATGATGAATGGGTCGCTTCAGAAAAAATACACGTTAGGAAAAGGAAATCTAGAAGCAGACATGTAAGCATGGAAAACAATCAGTCAAATATCAGTTCAGAAGATGTAAAAGATAATTCAACAGAAGGAGTTGGAGGTGCATCTGGGGAAACTGTATCAGATATCTGCTGCTCTTGTAGTAAATCTTCATCTTGCAAGACAAATAAATGCAAATGCAGAACTCTGGGTGGCATTTGTGGGAGTTCTTGTGGTTGCCTAGCATCGAAGTGTGCCAACAGAGCATCAGGCTCAAATGAATCACCAGTTGAAGGGACTGGTAATGATTCCAGCATTCAGGAAGCAGACAAAGATCACCTTCTTGCTGCTCAAGGTGCTGAGTTGCTTCAGGGTGCACTGATTGGGGGGCCTGCTGAGGCCCACAGTGATCATGGGCCAAGAAAACCACTTTCTGATATTGGAAATACACTG GCCAAATCAAATGCCCAGAAGCCTAATCAGAGAAGGGAATGGAAGAACATCAAACGGAAGTCCACATTGTCTACAGTAGTACTAAATGTTGTTCCTCCGACTTCCTCGCAGTCAGATAATTCTGAAGTCcccaagaaagaaaataatagcaTCAGTGAAGCCAATGTATCTAACATACCACAGAAAATGCACTCATCTAGACCTGAAAATGTTCCAGTTGTCCCAAAGGTAGAGAAAAATGTAATTGAGCCAGATATACGTTTACCACGAGCTATGCGAAAGTCAGTATCACCAAATGGTGGTGGCCTTCCACTAGGGGACATGAATGCTAGTAAGCCAGATGAACCTGTCAATAAGGAGTCTGAAGTGATGATAGAAGCTAGAACTCCGgtgaaacaaaaaagaacacTTGAGAAAGAGAACAATGGACGTTAA